Proteins found in one Quercus robur chromosome 2, dhQueRobu3.1, whole genome shotgun sequence genomic segment:
- the LOC126712161 gene encoding probable E3 ubiquitin-protein ligase ARI8, with the protein MESGDEINIGSDNEVNDYYGEDANNTDCNYDSLIKEEDSMDSDSDSPVAKRPRLEGPPDRNYTVLKQSDIRERQENTIAEVATVLSVSKAVATILLRHYNWSAVKVHEAWFSDEDRVRKNLGLLPIIEFPLDSTEVKCGICFDLFPTRDEIVSAACGHPYCVECFRGYIRTSINDGPGCLMLRCPDMSCSAVVDRDMVNSLVSEEEKQKYSTYLYRSYVEENKKIKWCPGPGCEHAIEFDDNQGWDVTCACDFSFCWNCVEDAHRPVDCETVANWMAKNDDESETKTWILAQTKPCPKCAKPIEKNEGCMHMTCHPPCRYQFCWICLGDWHNHINCNGYKEDKRKEVEEAKRHVQKYNHYYERWAAHNLSRLKAVSDLGRVQTEQIEQLSEIHGKTQIELGFIAEAWQQIVECRRVLKWTYAYGYYLPEAEDAKKQLFEFLQGEAEAGLERLHGYAEKEVRQFLNADERSVNFEGFELKLKSLTGVTKNYFEKLVRALENGLSEVQEAGKSYMEEHWYCDRCTFANSWENVTCEMCHMHQ; encoded by the coding sequence ATGGAGTCCGGCGACGAGATCAACATCGGTAGCGACAATGAGGTCAACGATTATTACGGCGAAGATGCAAACAACACCGACTGTAACTATGACTCGTTGATCAAAGAAGAGGATTCCATGGATTCTGATTCCGATAGTCCTGTTGCTAAAAGGCCTCGTCTTGAAGGTCCTCCAGACCGAAACTACACGGTGTTGAAGCAATCAGATATACGTGAACGCCAAGAGAACACTATTGCAGAAGTTGCCACGGTTCTCTCTGTATCAAAAGCCGTCGCAACAATTTTACTCCGTCACTATAATTGGAGTGCTGTTAAGGTTCACGAGGCATGGTTTTCTGATGAAGATCGAGTCAGAAAAAACTTGGGTTTATTACCCATCATCGAATTCCCACTTGACAGTACTGAAGTCAAGTGTGGAATATGTTTCGATTTGTTCCCAACACGCGATGAAATTGTCTCTGCCGCATGTGGTCATCCTTATTGTGTCGAATGTTTTCGAGGTTATATTAGGACTTCGATCAACGATGGTCCTGGATGTTTGATGCTGAGGTGCCCCGACATGTCTTGTTCTGCGGTTGTTGATCGAGACATGGTGAATAGTTTGGTTTCTGAGGAGGAAAAGCAGAAGTATTCGACTTATCTGTACAGGTCTTATGTTGAGGAGAATAAGAAGATCAAGTGGTGTCCTGGTCCGGGTTGCGAGCACGCAATTGAGTTCGATGATAATCAAGGTTGGGATGTGACTTGTGCTtgtgattttagtttttgttggAATTGTGTTGAGGATGCTCATCGACCTGTGGATTGTGAAACTGTGGCTAATTGGATGGCAAAGAATGATGATGAGTCTGAAACCAAGACTTGGATATTGGCTCAAACAAAGCCTTGTCCCAAGTGTGCAAAACCAATTGAAAAAAACGAGGGGTGTATGCATATGACATGCCATCCACCTTGTCGTTATCAGTTTTGCTGGATATGTCTTGGTGATTGGCATAATCATATCAACTGTAATGGTTATAAGGAAGACAAGAGAAAAGAGGTAGAAGAGGCAAAGAGACATGTGCAAAAGTACAATCATTACTATGAAAGATGGGCAGCTCATAACTTGTCAAGGCTAAAAGCTGTTTCAGACTTGGGTAGAGTGCAAACCGAGCAGATTGAGCAGCTTAGTGAGATACATGGCAAAACCCAAATTGAGCTGGGGTTCATAGCGGAGGCTTGGCAACAGATAGTTGAATGTAGAAGAGTGTTGAAGTGGACCTATGCATATGGGTACTATCTGCCTGAGGCTGAGGATGCTAAGAAGCAGCTTTTCGAGTTTTTGCAAGGGGAAGCAGAGGCTGGTCTTGAAAGGCTTCATGGATATGCAGAGAAGGAAGTGAGGCAGTTTCTTAATGCTGATGAGAGATCAGTAAATTTCGAAGGGTTCGAGTTAAAGCTGAAGAGCTTAACGGGAGTTACCAAAAATTACTTTGAGAAGCTGGTTAGAGCATTAGAGAATGGCCTATCAGAGGTGCAAGAAGCTGGCAAGAGTTATATGGAAGAGCATTGGTATTGTGATCGGTGTACTTTTGCCAATTCCTGGGAAAATGTAACTTGCGAGATGTGTCACATGCACCAGTGA